From a single Solanum dulcamara chromosome 4, daSolDulc1.2, whole genome shotgun sequence genomic region:
- the LOC129886424 gene encoding ras-related protein RABA3 — protein sequence MNQEMSGVEDQKQQQQDQMNRVNGVHHNEDKIDYVFKVVVIGDSAVGKTQVLSRFAKNEFCFDSKSTIGVEFQTRTVSIQSKVIKAQIWDTAGQERYRAVTSAYYRGALGALLVYDITKRQTFDHVARWVEELRAHADSSIVIMLIGNKADLVDSRAVPTEDAVEFAERQGLFFSETSALSGHNVESAFFKLLEEIFNMVSRKTLLVGSGANGNHIKETNNGFLKGLKIDVISGPDFEVSEMKKLSSCSC from the exons ATCAGAAGCAGCAGCAGCAAGATCAAATGAATCGTGTGAATGGGGTTCATCATAATGAGGAtaaaatagattatgtgtttAAGGTGGTGGTGATTGGGGACTCTGCTGTTGGGAAAACTCAGGTGCTTTCCAGGTTTGCTAAGAATGAGTTCTGTTTTGACTCAAAATCAACAATTGGTGTTGAGTTTCAGACTAGAACTGTTTCTATTCAGTCCAAAGTGATTAAGGCTCAGATCTGGGACACTGCAGGGCAAGAAAG GTACAGAGCAGTGACAAGTGCATACTACAGAGGAGCGCTAGGAGCCTTGTTAGTTTACGATATAACAAAGAGACAGACATTTGATCATGTAGCTAGATGGGTTGAGGAACTCAGGGCTCACGCCGATAGTTCCATTGTAATCATGTTGATCGGTAACAAAGCTGATCTAGTTGACTCGAGGGCAGTTCCAACTGAAGACGCGGTCGAATTTGCAGAGAGGCAGGGGCTGTTTTTCTCTGAGACATCAGCTCTTAGCGGCCACAATGTTGAATCAGCCTTCTTTAAACTCTTAGAAGAAATATTCAATATGGTATCAAGAAAGACTTTGCTGGTGGGTTCTGGTGCTAATGGAAATCACATCAAAGAGACTAATAATGGATTTCTTAAAGGATTGAAAATTGATGTTATTTCTGGTCCTGATTTTGAAGTTAGTGAGATGAAGAAATTATCTTCTTGCTCTTGCTAA